A portion of the Nitratidesulfovibrio termitidis HI1 genome contains these proteins:
- a CDS encoding glycosyltransferase family 2 protein gives MPAPIIVFPYNRPDHFRKTIQSLRENNLATVSDLYVCGDAPRDDAFISNVEAVRALCREIDGFRSVSVVERVKNLGPCESFRRGISETLERHDAAVIFEDDTACSSKTLSYFNACLERYRDRPAVFSITGWRPPSSLFQVSKKYPYGVFLCPETARGAGQSGVTDGTR, from the coding sequence ATGCCTGCGCCAATAATTGTGTTTCCGTATAATCGTCCGGATCATTTTCGTAAGACTATTCAGTCGCTGCGAGAAAATAACCTTGCCACCGTGTCCGACCTGTATGTTTGCGGCGACGCGCCTAGAGATGACGCCTTCATTTCAAATGTTGAGGCGGTGCGCGCTTTGTGCCGTGAGATTGATGGGTTCCGATCCGTCTCCGTGGTTGAACGAGTGAAAAATCTTGGTCCTTGCGAATCTTTCCGACGTGGTATTTCGGAAACGCTTGAACGTCATGATGCTGCCGTCATCTTTGAGGACGACACGGCCTGTTCCTCGAAAACACTTTCCTATTTCAATGCGTGCCTGGAGCGTTACAGAGACAGGCCTGCTGTATTCTCCATCACCGGATGGCGCCCGCCTTCTTCTTTGTTCCAGGTTTCCAAGAAATATCCCTATGGCGTTTTTTTATGCCCAGAAACGGCTCGTGGGGCTGGGCAATCTGGCGTGACAGATGGAACAAGATAG
- a CDS encoding glycosyltransferase has translation MRILHATTQDVAGGASMAAMRLHGALLAQGSDSRVAVLAKEGEAPNVSLLGGKLSRRVLRPLVLRLEDNLLDAVYSRPQYPAHTTFSVTPSWNHARLNVLPKDILHLHWVGEGFLTPFSLGRLCGPVVWTMHDTFPFTGGCHFTSTGCTRYRGMCGHCPELGSSTAADISRLHWWWKRRAIRRIRPFIVSPSREYAERARQSGMLGDCPVEVIPNGLDVNAFRPIPREQARALLGLPQDGKLLLFGALLATGDSNKGFDLLLDALHRLRGMGMADFSAVVFGSATLGTTLPCPVHVLGRLHDTVTLALAYSAADVFVCPSRQENFPNTVMEAMACGTPVAAFSVGGLPDLVEDGVTGLLAAPADAASLAHAIARIVNEPAAAARMAGAARRKAVGEYSLPVLARRYADLYERVLEQRRGGGQNVV, from the coding sequence ATGAGGATACTGCACGCTACCACGCAGGACGTCGCCGGTGGCGCGTCCATGGCCGCAATGCGCCTGCACGGGGCTCTGCTGGCGCAGGGGAGCGATTCTCGCGTTGCAGTGCTGGCCAAGGAGGGAGAGGCGCCGAACGTCTCGTTGCTCGGGGGCAAGCTGTCCCGCAGGGTGTTGCGACCGCTTGTGTTGCGGCTTGAAGACAATCTTCTCGATGCCGTCTATTCCCGTCCGCAATACCCCGCGCATACCACGTTTTCCGTAACGCCCTCATGGAACCATGCCCGTCTCAACGTGCTGCCGAAAGACATCCTGCACCTGCACTGGGTGGGCGAGGGCTTTCTGACGCCCTTCTCGCTGGGGCGTCTGTGCGGCCCCGTGGTCTGGACCATGCATGACACCTTTCCGTTTACCGGGGGCTGCCATTTTACCTCGACAGGCTGCACGCGCTATCGGGGCATGTGCGGCCACTGCCCTGAACTCGGCAGTTCGACGGCGGCGGACATTTCGCGCCTGCACTGGTGGTGGAAGCGTCGTGCCATCAGGCGGATACGTCCCTTCATCGTGAGCCCGTCAAGGGAATACGCGGAGAGAGCGCGGCAAAGCGGCATGCTGGGCGATTGCCCGGTCGAGGTCATTCCCAACGGGCTCGATGTCAACGCTTTCCGGCCCATTCCCCGGGAGCAGGCGCGTGCCCTGCTGGGGCTGCCACAAGACGGGAAGCTGCTGCTCTTCGGCGCGCTGCTCGCCACTGGCGACAGCAACAAGGGGTTCGATCTTCTGCTTGATGCGCTGCACCGGTTGCGGGGCATGGGCATGGCGGACTTTTCCGCTGTCGTCTTCGGTTCCGCAACGCTGGGGACAACGCTTCCCTGCCCCGTGCACGTTCTTGGCAGGCTGCACGATACCGTGACGCTTGCCCTGGCCTATTCCGCGGCCGACGTTTTCGTCTGCCCGTCCCGGCAGGAGAATTTTCCCAACACGGTAATGGAGGCCATGGCGTGCGGGACGCCTGTGGCCGCCTTTTCGGTGGGGGGGCTGCCCGATCTGGTTGAGGATGGCGTGACGGGGCTTCTGGCCGCACCTGCGGATGCGGCGTCGCTGGCGCATGCCATTGCCCGGATAGTGAATGAACCCGCGGCAGCCGCGCGCATGGCCGGAGCGGCACGGCGCAAGGCCGTTGGCGAATACTCGCTCCCGGTCCTGGCGAGGCGTTACGCGGATCTCTACGAACGTGTTCTCGAACAACGGCGTGGCGGTGGGCAGAATGTCGTCTGA
- a CDS encoding glycosyltransferase family 2 protein, which translates to MFSNNGVAVGRMSSDVFFTVITATYNAAATLPHLLDSLAAQTCRDFELLVQDGASRDETLAILERHRTSLPALSVASEADSGIYDAWNRALARVRGEWVIFLGADDMLVDEGVLAAVKERLARVPETILFASGDVVVCDGAQDIAVQRGLDEGAPERLRAGEPAVHSGLFQRARVVAAGGFDTAYRITGDHDFVIRCWRNASDGMRLGLPVTRMGVGGATSSLRNVLRFRYEFALVMGRRFGLKGMWPHIPAVLKGTLPYLFYRLLGPERALALYGKLRELRNLPPASLR; encoded by the coding sequence GTGTTCTCGAACAACGGCGTGGCGGTGGGCAGAATGTCGTCTGATGTGTTTTTCACGGTGATCACCGCAACGTACAATGCGGCTGCGACGTTGCCTCACCTGCTGGATTCGCTTGCGGCCCAGACGTGCCGCGACTTCGAATTGCTGGTTCAGGATGGTGCGTCCCGCGATGAAACGCTTGCGATTCTGGAGCGGCACCGTACGAGCCTTCCGGCTCTGTCCGTCGCGAGCGAAGCGGACAGCGGCATCTATGACGCATGGAACAGGGCGCTTGCGCGAGTGCGCGGCGAGTGGGTGATCTTCCTGGGGGCAGACGACATGCTGGTGGACGAGGGCGTGCTTGCCGCCGTGAAGGAGCGGCTTGCCCGCGTGCCGGAAACGATCCTTTTTGCCTCGGGCGATGTCGTTGTATGCGACGGGGCGCAGGATATCGCCGTGCAGCGCGGGCTGGACGAGGGCGCCCCGGAACGCTTGCGCGCTGGCGAGCCCGCCGTGCATTCGGGGTTGTTCCAGCGGGCGCGTGTGGTTGCGGCCGGGGGGTTCGACACTGCCTACAGGATCACGGGTGACCACGACTTTGTCATCCGGTGCTGGCGGAATGCGTCGGACGGCATGCGGTTGGGACTTCCCGTCACCCGGATGGGCGTCGGCGGCGCGACGAGCAGCCTGCGGAACGTGCTGCGGTTCCGGTACGAGTTCGCGCTGGTCATGGGCAGGCGCTTCGGCCTGAAGGGAATGTGGCCCCATATCCCCGCCGTGCTCAAGGGAACGCTTCCGTATCTGTTCTACAGGTTGCTGGGGCCGGAAAGGGCTCTCGCGCTCTATGGCAAGCTGCGGGAACTGCGCAACCTTCCTCCTGCGTCCCTGCGGTAG
- a CDS encoding DUF5672 family protein produces MQCAVAIIAYLPTPPEGERASYERCLAVLGEHPLKLVCPESLDISLYVGLAAEHGRRIEAVRFPDACFRSVATYNRLMLTPDFYRRFKAYEYILVYQLDAWVFRDELSDWCCRGYAYVGAPFFTDRGEMLPFAGNGGFSLRRVRTFLDIFDGAPAAIKWNYGFLAVQLPARNRFRAFVKRVLHVCCMGVCRVSPLWYCTHMSGNEDMLYARALSLMGRKNVAPPYIAAFFSFERFPEVLDAMTAGKTPFGCHAYEKYGKEFFSL; encoded by the coding sequence ATGCAGTGCGCTGTTGCCATCATCGCCTACTTGCCAACGCCTCCCGAGGGAGAGCGGGCCTCTTACGAGCGCTGTCTTGCCGTCCTGGGGGAGCATCCCCTGAAACTGGTCTGCCCGGAGTCCCTGGATATTTCGCTGTATGTCGGGTTGGCCGCCGAGCACGGAAGGCGGATCGAGGCTGTCCGTTTTCCCGACGCCTGTTTTCGTAGCGTGGCGACATATAACAGGTTGATGCTGACGCCGGATTTCTATCGCCGGTTCAAGGCGTACGAGTACATTCTCGTCTATCAACTGGATGCGTGGGTGTTTCGGGACGAGCTTTCCGACTGGTGTTGCAGGGGCTACGCGTATGTCGGCGCCCCTTTCTTCACGGACAGGGGCGAGATGTTGCCATTTGCCGGAAATGGCGGTTTTTCCTTGCGCAGGGTCCGTACATTCCTGGACATATTTGACGGCGCTCCTGCGGCAATAAAGTGGAACTATGGCTTTCTTGCGGTGCAATTGCCTGCAAGGAATCGTTTCCGAGCATTCGTGAAGCGCGTTTTGCACGTCTGTTGCATGGGTGTCTGCCGTGTCAGCCCGCTTTGGTATTGCACGCACATGTCTGGAAATGAGGACATGCTGTACGCTCGGGCACTGTCGCTCATGGGAAGAAAGAATGTTGCGCCGCCATATATTGCCGCTTTTTTTTCGTTCGAACGCTTTCCGGAAGTGCTGGATGCGATGACGGCGGGAAAAACGCCTTTTGGATGTCATGCGTACGAAAAATATGGCAAGGAATTTTTCTCATTATAA
- a CDS encoding glycosyltransferase family 2 protein: protein MNMAPLVTVITVCRNAEATIGRTLQSVAEQTYAPVEYIVVDGASTDATLERIAACPAVTRWISEADNGIADAFNKGIAMARGEWVGILNADDWYEPHTVSTIVHAAGDADVVHGAVRYWDGDARKEVYYPNQSALRREMTINHPSVFVRRSVYEAVGGFDVTYKYAMDYELMLRILAAGYRFRSVENAVLANMRFGGASDVNWTAALGEVLRAKGRHFPAPLKNRAYFCLQLLRGKTRRLLEKYGCDEGVRAFRKRWSVMDKRK from the coding sequence ATGAACATGGCCCCGCTGGTGACCGTGATTACCGTGTGTCGCAACGCGGAGGCAACAATTGGCCGCACGTTGCAAAGCGTTGCCGAGCAAACGTATGCGCCTGTGGAGTACATCGTCGTTGACGGCGCTTCGACGGATGCCACCCTTGAACGGATAGCCGCGTGCCCGGCTGTGACGCGCTGGATCAGCGAGGCCGACAACGGTATAGCGGATGCGTTCAACAAGGGCATCGCGATGGCCCGGGGCGAGTGGGTGGGGATTCTTAATGCGGATGACTGGTACGAGCCACACACCGTTTCCACAATTGTGCATGCAGCAGGTGATGCGGATGTCGTACACGGTGCAGTGCGGTACTGGGATGGTGATGCGCGAAAAGAGGTGTACTACCCGAACCAGAGCGCGTTGCGGCGTGAGATGACCATCAACCATCCTTCCGTGTTTGTGCGGCGTTCCGTGTATGAGGCCGTGGGCGGTTTTGATGTGACGTACAAGTACGCAATGGATTACGAACTGATGTTGCGCATTCTTGCGGCCGGTTATCGGTTCCGATCCGTAGAAAACGCCGTGCTTGCGAACATGCGCTTTGGTGGGGCGTCGGACGTGAACTGGACGGCGGCGCTGGGCGAAGTGCTGCGTGCGAAAGGTCGGCATTTCCCGGCTCCGCTGAAGAACAGGGCATATTTCTGTCTGCAGCTTTTGCGGGGGAAGACCCGCAGGCTTCTGGAAAAATACGGGTGCGACGAGGGGGTGCGCGCATTCCGGAAGCGCTGGTCCGTCATGGACAAGCGCAAGTAA
- a CDS encoding glycosyltransferase family 4 protein yields the protein MERPATGSFGIRVLFVSLRADFGGGPEHLWQLLRHLPEDFEACVACPADYPYHGRYCSLVGEANVFVLPHRAFRCASLFGLARFCREHGIAVLHSHGKGAGLYTRLLALLTGLACVHTFHGVHMKEYGPLKRWLYRIAEKGMSLLTRAGVAVSRGERAQILEEGLMPEARLRLIENGVAVPEVPVSLPAVPPYRVVSISRFGMQKHSEFLVDILEALQRDGRLGDFHVVVVGDGPGREVVEALARARHLDDALECAGAMPEPQALFAGALCYISTSRWEGMPLAVLEAMAHGLPPVVTDVVGNRDVVIHGMTGLLYPEHDARAAANALLRLADDTALRAALAVGARNHVLEHHDVRLMADATYALLRRVAGGGERGAG from the coding sequence ATGGAACGTCCCGCAACTGGCAGCTTCGGCATCCGGGTGCTCTTCGTGTCCCTGCGCGCGGACTTCGGAGGCGGCCCCGAACATCTCTGGCAGTTGCTGCGGCATTTGCCTGAAGATTTCGAGGCATGTGTCGCGTGTCCCGCCGACTATCCCTACCACGGAAGATACTGCTCGCTGGTGGGTGAGGCCAACGTGTTCGTGCTGCCCCACCGGGCATTCCGGTGCGCCAGCCTTTTCGGGCTCGCAAGGTTCTGCCGGGAACACGGCATCGCCGTGCTGCACTCCCACGGCAAGGGTGCCGGACTGTATACACGTCTGCTCGCGTTGCTGACCGGCCTTGCCTGCGTACACACCTTTCATGGGGTGCACATGAAGGAGTACGGCCCACTGAAGAGGTGGCTGTATCGCATTGCGGAAAAGGGCATGTCGCTGCTCACGCGCGCAGGCGTGGCAGTGTCGCGGGGGGAGAGGGCGCAGATACTGGAAGAAGGGCTGATGCCCGAGGCAAGGCTGCGCCTGATCGAAAACGGGGTGGCCGTGCCGGAGGTGCCCGTTTCGCTGCCGGCTGTCCCTCCGTACCGGGTCGTTTCCATAAGCCGCTTCGGCATGCAGAAGCACAGTGAGTTTCTTGTCGATATCCTTGAGGCGCTGCAACGCGACGGCAGGCTTGGCGACTTTCACGTGGTGGTGGTGGGCGACGGCCCCGGCCGCGAAGTCGTGGAAGCCCTGGCGCGGGCACGGCATCTGGACGACGCTCTGGAATGTGCGGGGGCCATGCCTGAGCCGCAGGCGCTGTTCGCGGGGGCGCTTTGCTACATTTCCACTTCGCGCTGGGAAGGTATGCCGCTGGCCGTGCTGGAGGCCATGGCGCACGGTCTGCCTCCGGTGGTGACGGATGTGGTGGGCAACCGCGATGTGGTTATCCATGGCATGACGGGGCTGCTGTACCCGGAGCATGACGCGCGTGCCGCCGCAAACGCCCTGCTGCGGCTGGCGGACGATACTGCCCTGCGGGCGGCGCTTGCGGTTGGCGCAAGGAATCACGTGCTGGAGCACCATGACGTGCGCCTGATGGCGGATGCCACGTATGCCCTGCTGCGCCGTGTCGCCGGCGGGGGCGAACGGGGTGCAGGGTAG
- a CDS encoding PAS domain S-box protein — protein MAKDEPMTGDEHMTSTDLAAFYAPRLDAMDTPALLLDGDGGVLYANKLARLSRGAGMDVGPSPEAPTAPKDMPAPGGPSPAHGWLQEEVPPVPEDGVPVRESRTRITLPDGAGIRQISWTCVAVPVAGTDGEGNAHEGKGARTGMPAEAGDNADDRGGGNTPAPRLRTLYLAWGRLRTTEGGQEMGFTILPSGVIQAVSPALCAICGYTRDELVGRSAREFYFTSTARKRIVSQLIKRAEVENGEVTLRRKDGSPLTLWYTAESIRDAAGRMVAYSGYFQERPFAFSSKLASDFSRVVDALPGLAWVCGRDLRIVAVNDAYLAAYGRTRDEVMGRTEYEFLPPELARYPVEAALKVFEEKQELEHPAVPHLLDPAVWYRVIRRPIFDDNRQEVIGLLGIAQDISAKVVQENAFIEQLHAHQGDVVVVTDDQGRILRRSRQTLTPAIFGRQEPYDAYTLDMGPVLDLLHADDLPAVRQALLRAMREHREQHFECRIRNLSGSYSTVHSRLVYNDTIYGEPRVYVVARDVSGEVGLRQAPMVLERLKEAAGARTDRELAGFLNVSAASISNARKNGRIPPDWLIDAGLRTGRSIDWLVRGIA, from the coding sequence ATGGCCAAAGACGAACCCATGACCGGGGACGAACACATGACCAGCACCGACCTCGCCGCATTCTATGCTCCCCGGCTGGATGCCATGGACACTCCCGCCCTGCTGCTGGATGGCGATGGCGGCGTGCTGTACGCCAACAAGCTCGCCCGGTTGTCGCGCGGTGCGGGAATGGACGTGGGGCCCAGCCCCGAAGCGCCGACTGCCCCCAAGGACATGCCCGCACCTGGCGGCCCGTCCCCTGCCCATGGCTGGCTGCAGGAAGAGGTGCCCCCCGTGCCCGAAGACGGCGTGCCGGTGCGCGAAAGCCGCACCCGCATCACCCTGCCCGACGGCGCGGGCATCCGACAGATAAGCTGGACCTGTGTGGCGGTGCCCGTAGCGGGCACGGATGGCGAAGGGAACGCGCACGAGGGGAAGGGCGCAAGAACGGGCATGCCTGCGGAGGCGGGCGACAATGCGGACGACCGCGGAGGCGGTAATACCCCCGCTCCCCGGCTCCGCACCCTCTATCTGGCCTGGGGCAGGCTGCGCACCACCGAGGGGGGGCAGGAAATGGGGTTCACCATCCTGCCGAGCGGGGTGATCCAGGCAGTCAGCCCGGCGCTGTGCGCCATCTGCGGCTACACGCGCGACGAACTGGTGGGCCGGTCCGCGCGGGAGTTCTACTTCACCTCCACGGCGCGCAAGCGCATCGTCAGCCAACTCATCAAGCGGGCGGAAGTGGAAAACGGCGAGGTTACCCTGCGCCGCAAGGACGGATCGCCCCTGACCCTGTGGTACACGGCGGAATCCATACGCGATGCTGCGGGCCGCATGGTGGCCTACAGCGGCTACTTTCAGGAGCGCCCGTTTGCCTTTTCGTCCAAGCTGGCCAGCGATTTTTCGCGCGTGGTGGACGCCCTGCCGGGCCTGGCCTGGGTATGCGGGCGCGACCTGCGCATCGTGGCCGTCAACGACGCGTACCTTGCTGCCTATGGCCGCACGCGCGACGAGGTGATGGGCCGCACCGAATACGAGTTCCTGCCGCCGGAACTGGCCCGCTACCCCGTAGAGGCCGCCCTGAAGGTGTTCGAGGAAAAGCAGGAACTGGAACACCCTGCGGTGCCGCATCTGCTGGACCCGGCGGTGTGGTACCGGGTGATCCGGCGGCCCATCTTCGACGACAACCGTCAGGAGGTCATCGGCCTTTTGGGCATTGCGCAGGACATTTCCGCCAAGGTGGTGCAGGAAAACGCCTTCATCGAGCAACTGCACGCCCACCAGGGCGACGTGGTGGTGGTGACCGACGATCAGGGGCGGATATTGCGACGGTCACGCCAGACGCTGACCCCGGCCATCTTTGGGCGGCAAGAGCCGTACGACGCCTATACCCTGGACATGGGGCCGGTGCTGGACCTGCTGCACGCGGATGACCTGCCCGCCGTACGCCAGGCCCTGCTGCGGGCCATGCGGGAGCACCGCGAGCAGCACTTCGAATGCCGCATCCGCAACCTGTCGGGCAGCTATTCCACGGTGCACTCGCGGCTGGTGTACAACGACACCATCTACGGCGAACCGCGCGTATACGTGGTGGCGCGCGACGTTTCGGGAGAGGTGGGACTGCGGCAGGCCCCCATGGTGCTGGAACGCCTGAAGGAGGCGGCGGGCGCGCGCACCGACCGCGAACTGGCGGGGTTCCTGAACGTGTCCGCGGCGTCCATCTCCAACGCGCGCAAGAACGGACGCATCCCGCCGGACTGGCTCATAGATGCGGGATTAAGAACGGGGAGGTCGATTGATTGGCTGGTGCGGGGGATCGCGTAG
- a CDS encoding OmpP1/FadL family transporter: protein MRKPLFLLCLVLVPLLLPLHAHASGYAVYEWSARGTALGGAMVARDADPSSVAYNPANITDLPGAQVQVGATAIKPSATMDFKSPAVQDREFSDAIWGLPTAYYTQQLNDHYWFGFGVFSRVGLGTDYSGGDSWAGRYNCSYAGIQSLTFNPNLAMKFSDQFSLAVGVEATYLRFMYKSTLQPPVNVEQDIDADGWAYGLNAGARYKPYDWLAFGLAWRSQIDLKVNGDVDFSQKGAVPAPASGDISGTEPLPESITFGVMVKPMDRLSLEADVVWTRWSAYESLTMNYDPPLMGAYPTVSKKKDWNDTWRFQFGAEYALTDSVDLRAGYVYDQSPVNGSYEDFAVPCSDRQIVTVGAGWKVDQNWVVDVFYGYLWMTDRHYDARPADYIYDEVEREDAHAHMAGLSVTYKF from the coding sequence ATGCGTAAACCGTTGTTCCTGCTGTGTCTGGTCCTTGTTCCGCTGCTGCTGCCGCTGCACGCGCACGCCTCCGGCTATGCCGTCTACGAATGGAGTGCCCGCGGCACCGCGCTGGGCGGGGCCATGGTGGCCCGCGATGCCGATCCCTCGTCCGTGGCCTACAACCCTGCCAATATCACCGACCTGCCGGGGGCGCAGGTGCAGGTGGGCGCCACGGCCATCAAGCCCAGCGCCACCATGGACTTCAAGAGCCCGGCCGTGCAGGACCGCGAATTTTCCGACGCCATCTGGGGGCTGCCCACCGCCTATTACACCCAACAGTTGAACGACCACTACTGGTTCGGGTTCGGCGTCTTTTCGCGCGTGGGGTTGGGCACCGACTACAGCGGCGGCGACAGCTGGGCCGGACGCTACAACTGCTCGTACGCGGGCATCCAGTCGCTTACCTTCAACCCCAACCTGGCCATGAAGTTTTCCGACCAGTTCTCCCTGGCCGTGGGGGTGGAGGCCACCTATCTGCGCTTCATGTACAAGTCCACCTTGCAGCCGCCGGTGAACGTGGAGCAGGACATCGACGCCGACGGTTGGGCCTACGGCCTCAACGCCGGGGCACGCTACAAGCCGTACGACTGGTTGGCCTTCGGCCTGGCCTGGCGCAGCCAGATCGACCTGAAGGTGAATGGCGACGTGGACTTTTCGCAGAAGGGGGCGGTTCCCGCGCCCGCCAGCGGGGACATTTCCGGCACGGAACCCCTGCCCGAGTCGATCACCTTCGGCGTGATGGTCAAGCCGATGGACCGCCTGAGCCTTGAGGCCGACGTGGTATGGACCCGCTGGAGCGCCTACGAATCCCTGACCATGAATTACGATCCGCCGCTGATGGGCGCGTACCCCACGGTCAGCAAGAAGAAGGACTGGAACGATACCTGGCGCTTCCAGTTTGGCGCGGAATACGCCCTGACCGACAGCGTGGACCTGCGCGCGGGCTACGTCTACGACCAGAGCCCCGTCAACGGTTCCTACGAGGACTTCGCCGTGCCCTGCTCCGACCGGCAGATCGTCACCGTGGGCGCCGGGTGGAAGGTGGACCAGAACTGGGTGGTGGACGTGTTTTACGGCTACCTGTGGATGACCGACCGCCACTACGACGCCCGCCCGGCAGACTACATCTACGACGAAGTGGAACGCGAGGATGCGCACGCCCACATGGCGGGGCTCAGCGTCACCTACAAGTTCTAG
- a CDS encoding SagB/ThcOx family dehydrogenase — MPHMITSGVRMTRRALLAALTLLGGTLAVTGLPGPAGRSAGETGEGLGSLARRALRPLHTGEARAARGAVPLPPPDISGAAGGTGNKPLMQALAARASTRSFRDDAIPDQVLGNLLWAAWGVNRPDGRRTVPTAQNRQGMEVYVVRADGAWRYDGVAHALDPAAEGDLRPLLARQSFVATAPLSLVYTAPASEDPMYAAMHAGSMYQGAGLFCASAGLGNVVRASYDEAALHTALRLSADRRIVISQTVGWPGN; from the coding sequence GCTGGCCGTGACCGGTTTGCCCGGCCCGGCCGGGCGATCTGCCGGAGAGACTGGCGAAGGACTGGGGAGTTTGGCACGGCGCGCCCTGCGCCCACTGCATACCGGAGAAGCCCGCGCCGCACGGGGTGCCGTGCCCCTGCCGCCGCCGGACATCTCCGGCGCGGCGGGCGGGACGGGGAACAAGCCGCTGATGCAGGCTCTGGCGGCGCGCGCCTCCACCCGGTCCTTCCGAGATGACGCCATCCCCGACCAGGTGCTGGGCAACCTGTTGTGGGCCGCGTGGGGCGTCAACCGCCCTGACGGGCGCCGCACCGTGCCCACGGCCCAAAACCGCCAGGGCATGGAGGTGTATGTGGTGCGCGCCGACGGGGCCTGGCGCTATGACGGCGTTGCGCACGCCCTGGACCCCGCCGCCGAAGGCGACCTGCGCCCCCTGCTGGCCCGCCAGTCGTTCGTGGCCACGGCCCCGCTCTCCCTCGTCTACACCGCCCCCGCGTCCGAAGATCCGATGTACGCGGCCATGCACGCGGGTTCCATGTATCAGGGAGCAGGGTTGTTCTGCGCGTCCGCCGGGCTCGGCAACGTGGTGCGCGCCAGCTACGACGAGGCCGCCCTGCACACGGCGTTGCGCCTGTCCGCCGACCGGCGCATCGTCATCAGCCAGACCGTGGGCTGGCCCGGAAACTGA